Proteins encoded within one genomic window of Humulus lupulus chromosome 1, drHumLupu1.1, whole genome shotgun sequence:
- the LOC133819631 gene encoding BURP domain protein USPL1-like, producing the protein MGLATRLWSLLLHAALFILCVEQSSGRKTTIGSKKDIIIKDHAHSSSHGHHMTTMDDPSLNVFFTPNDLKIGNTIPIYFPEKNLSLSPRLLTKEDSDSIPFSLSEFPFLLDYFLFPKESPQAKAMEYTLKQCELEPIQGETRFCATTLESMLDFASDLFGPGVRFRILTTTPLKNSSALLQNYTVLGEPKEVFAPIMIGCHTMPYPYAVFYCHSQGKESKNKVFEVSLVGANGERVESAAVCHMDTSRWDRDHVSFHMLGVEPRSSPVCHFFPSDNLVWVPLTSSAV; encoded by the exons ATGGGACTTGCAACACGACTTTGGAGCCTCCTCTTGCATGCTGCACTTTTTATATTG TGTGTAGAGCAGAGCAGTGGCAGAAAAACGACAATTGGATCAAAGAAAGACATTATCATCAAAGATCATGCTCATTCATCCTCCCACGGGCATCACATGACGACGATGGATGATCCTTCACTTAACGTTTTCTTCACCCCGAACGACCTCAAAATTGGGAATACGATTCCCATATACTTCCCTGAGAAAAACCTTTCCCTTTCGCCTCGATTACTCACCAAAGAAGACTCAGATTCCATTCCATTCTCTCTATCGGAATTCCCTTTTCTCCTCGACTATTTCTTATTCCCCAAAGAATCCCCACAAGCTAAGGCCATGGAGTACACTCTCAAGCAATGCGAGCTGGAGCCCATCCAAGGGGAGACCCGATTCTGCGCGACCACGTTAGAGTCCATGCTCGACTTTGCATCGGATCTATTTGGGCCTGGCGTCCGATTCCGGATATTGACCACGACCCCTTTGAAAAACTCGAGCGCGCTCTTGCAAAACTACACCGTTTTGGGGGAACCCAAAGAGGTGTTTGCTCCCATAATGATCGGCTGCCATACGATGCCGTATCCTTATGCGGTTTTCTACTGCCATAGCCAGGGGAAAGAGAGTAAGAACAAGGTGTTTGAGGTTTCGCTGGTGGGAGCCAACGGCGAGAGGGTGGAATCGGCTGCGGTGTGCCATATGGATACTTCCCGGTGGGACCGCGATCACGTGTCCTTTCACATGCTCGGGGTTGAGCCACGTAGTTCCCCTGTTTGCCATTTCTTTCCTTCGGATAATTTAGTTTGGGTTCCTTTGACATCTAGTGCTGTCTAA